In Uranotaenia lowii strain MFRU-FL chromosome 2, ASM2978415v1, whole genome shotgun sequence, one genomic interval encodes:
- the LOC129744652 gene encoding septin-2 — protein sequence MAAADVDIQKANDLPRTLKLSGHVGFDSMPDQLVSKSVQNGFVFNILCIGETGLGKSTLMDSLFNTNFESQPSPHTLPNVKLKAHTYELQESMVRLKLTICDTVGYGDQINKDDSFKAVVDYIDQQFETFLQEELKIKRSLSTYHDSRTHICLYFICPTGHGLKSLDLVCMKKLDSKVNIIPIIAKADTISKTELSKFKAKINDELRNNGVQIYAFPTDDESVAEINATMNSHIPFAVVGSTDMVRVGNKTVRARQYPWGTVQVENEAHCDFVKLREMLIRTNMEDMREKTHTKHYELYRQKRLEQMGFTDVDSDNKPVSFQQTFEAKRSNHLAELQAKEDEVRQMFVVRVKEKEAELKESEKELHAKFDKLKKDHAEEKRRLEESRKKLEEEFVEFNRRKSQMVASHHTLTLGKSKKK from the exons GCAAATGATCTCCCGCGTACCCTTAAGCTGTCCGGTCATGTAGGCTTCGATAGCATGCCGGATCAGCTGGTCAGCAAGAGCGTCCAGAATGGGTTCGTGTTCAATATCCTGTGCATTGGTGAGACGGGTTTGGGCAAGTCTACCCTGATGGATTCGTTGTTCAATACCAACTTCGAATCGCAACCGAGTCCGCACACCTTACCTAATGTCAAGCTGAAGGCCCACACCTACGAGCTGCAGGAGAGCATGGTGCGCTTGAAG CTCACCATCTGCGACACGGTTGGTTACGGCGATCAAATTAATAAGGATGATTCGTTCAAGGCAGTGGTCGACTACATCGATCAGCAGTTTGAAACGTTCCTCCAGGAGGAACTGAAGATCAAGCGTTCGCTCTCGACTTACCACGACAGTCGAACCCATATTTGTTTGTATTTCATCTGTCCCACTGGCCACGGCTTGAAATCGTTGGATTTGGTGTGTATGAAAAAGTTGGACTCCAAAGTAAACATTATACCAATTATTGCAAAAGCAGATACcatttcaaaaactgaactgTCCAAGTTCAAAGCTAAAATCAACGATGAATTGCGCAACAATGGGGTGCAGATTTACGCGTTCCCGACCGACGATGAATCCGTTGCTGAAATTAACGCAACTATGAACTCGCATATACCGTTTGCCGTTGTAGGCAGTACTGATATGGTGCGTGTTGGAAACAAAACGGTTCGTGCCAGACAGTACCCTTGGGGAACCGTTCAGGTAGAGAACGAAGCTCATTGCGATTTCGTCAAGCTGAGGGAGATGCTTATCCGCACCAATATGGAGGATATGCGCGAGAAAACCCATACCAAACACTACGAACTGTACCGGCAAAAACGCCTGGAACAGATGGGTTTCACCGATGTGGACAGTGACAACAAACCGGTGTCGTTCCAGCAAACATTTGAAGCCAAACGTAGCAACCACTTGGCTGAACTGCAAGCCAAAGAGGACGAAGTTCGTCAAATGTTTGTAGTCCGTGTCAAGGAGAAGGAAGCGGAACTGAAGGAAAGCGAAAAGGAG ttgcatgccaaatttgataagCTCAAGAAAGACCACGCCGAAGAGAAGCGCAGATTGGAAGAATCTCGCAAGAAGCTGGAGGAAGAGTTTGTCGAATTCAACCGACGGAAGTCGCAAATGGTCGCTTCTCACCACACTCTCACGCTGGGAAAAAGCAAAAAGAAATGA